From a region of the Tamandua tetradactyla isolate mTamTet1 chromosome 10, mTamTet1.pri, whole genome shotgun sequence genome:
- the LOC143647924 gene encoding olfactory receptor 5K1-like yields the protein MTEVNHSMTTEFILTGFTDRPELKSLLFVIFFAMYLITMVGNLGLVSLIYMERRLHTPMYIFLGNLALMDACCSCAITPKMLGNFFSEDKMISLYECMAQFYFLCLAETTDCFLLAAMAYDRYVAICSPLQYHTRMSKKLCIQMLTGAYIAGNLHSMIHVGLLFRLTFCGSHQINHFFCDIFPLCSLSCVDPYINELMVLIFAGSIQIFTITIIVITYLCILYTIFKMKSKQGRGKALSTCASHFLSVSIFYGSLLFVYGPPSSVKEEDKDIVVAIFYTLVVPLLNPFIYSLRNKEVINILKRIMKSKPHNILKPI from the coding sequence ATGACCGAAGTTAACCACTCAATGACAACAGAATTTATCCTCACGGGATTTACGGATCGACCAGAGCTGAAGTCCCTTCTGTTTGTGATATTCTTTGCGATGTATCTGATCACTATGGTGGGGAATCTTGGTTTGGTGTCATTGATTTATATGGAGCGTCGTCTTCACACACCAATGTACATCTTTCTGGGCAACCTCGCTCTGATGGATGCCTGCTGTTCTTGTGCTATTACACCCAAGATGTTAGGGAACTTCTTTTCAGAAGACAAGATGATTTCCCTTTATGAATGCAtggcacaattttattttctctgtcttgcTGAAACTACAGATTGCTTTCTTCTGGCAGCTATGGCTTATGACCGGTATGTGGCAATATGCAGCCCATTACAGTACCACACCAGGATGTCAAAGAAACTCTGCATTCAGATGCTCACAGGGGCCTACATAGCTGGAAACTTGCATTCCATGATTCATGTAGGGCTACTATTTAGGTTAACATTCTGTGGTTCTCATCAAATCAATCactttttttgtgatatttttccattatgcAGTCTTTCCTGTGTTGACCCCTATATCAATGAACTAATGGTACTTATCTTTGCAGGGTCAATTCAAATCTTTACTATTACCATAATTGTAATCACTTATCTCTGCATCCTTTAcactattttcaaaatgaaatccaaACAAGGAAGAGGCAAAGCTTTATCGACTTGTGCATCCcactttctctctgtttcaatATTCTATGGTTCTCTTCTTTTTGTGTATGGTCCACCAAGTTCAGTtaaagaagaagataaagataTAGTTGTTGCTATTTTCTATACTCTAGTAGTTCCTTTACTGAACCCTTTTATTTATAGTCTGAGAAATAaggaagtaataaatattttgaaaagaattatgaaaagtaAACCTCATAACATTCTGAAACCAATATGA